A single Lolium perenne isolate Kyuss_39 chromosome 6, Kyuss_2.0, whole genome shotgun sequence DNA region contains:
- the LOC139832649 gene encoding uncharacterized protein produces the protein MAASSSSLAGNSLSRDVSEKLTPDNFLVWKAVVLPAVRGARLFGYLDGSVKAPPEKIIVEKLINGKTVEEEEENALYAAWIEKDQQVLAYLLNSISREVLIQLTEHQTAHETWKAIRGNVCLAISRTSSKSPSTVERAEEEEMSAPVYIGKLKAIVDELAMAGKRLDDDDVIDAIVHGWMRSIIRL, from the coding sequence ATGGCGGCGTCGTCAAGCTCTCTCGCCGGCAACTCCCTTAGCCGTGATGTGTCAGAGAAGCTCACGCCGGACAACTTCCTGGTATGGAAGGCTGTGGTTCTACCTGCGGTTCGCGGTGCTCGTCTGTTTGGGTACCTCGATGGATCTGTCAAAGCACCACCGGAGAAGATCATCGTTGAGAAGCTCATCAATGGGAAGACggtggaagaagaggaagagaacgCCCTTTATGCGGCGTGGATAGAGAAGGATCAGCAGGTTCTGGCCTATCTCCTCAACTCAATTTCTCGAGAAGTGTTGATACAGCTTACTGAACATCAGACAGCACATGAGACCTGGAAGGCGATCCGAGGTAATGTTTGCCTCGCAATCTCGCGCACGAGTTCAAAATCTCCGTCGACGGTTGAACGAGCTGAAGAAGAGGAGATGAGCGCACCGGTATACATCGGCAAGTTAAAGGCTATTGTTGATGAACTGGCTATGGCCGGAAAAAGGCTGGATGACGATGATGTCATCGATGCGATTGTTCATGGGTGGATGCGGAGTATAATCCGCTTGTAG
- the LOC127306037 gene encoding uncharacterized protein yields the protein MEDALMMSPELRDVLAKVVAFILVQGLVYLILTNSSDVFSKNKILRSLSFRTMRSMRVRRLLAPLSDVPVGTDDLGSAPPPSPSYLSRSCSSRRGGDRQD from the coding sequence ATGGAGGATGCCCTCATGATGTCGCCAGAGCTCCGCGACGTGCTGGCCAAAGTGGTCGCGTTCATCCTCGTGCAGGGGCTCGTCTACCTCATCCTCACCAACTCCTCTGACGTCTTCTCCAAGAACAAGATTCTCAGGTCCCTCAGCTTCCGGACCATGCGCTCCATGAGAGTGCGGCGCCTCCTCGCGCCGCTCTCCGACGTCCCCGTCGGCACCGACGACCTGggatccgcgccgccgccttctccGTCGTATCTTTCCAGGTCGTGCTCGTCGCGCCGCGGGGGTGACCGCCAGGACTAG
- the LOC127306034 gene encoding uncharacterized protein, whose protein sequence is MSPAAWARKTLLVAAGRRSALPFQSHRTYSAGESVAGGRKKRSVGRRVVAIGAISLAGGVALSGINDLAIFHGCTRKAIETATENREVAEAIGAPILRGPWYDASVVLGHRRRSVSCTFPVTGPQGSGLFQIEAIRNGGDGVLSFLRHHDWEIRSMDAHLEVASDDGELKKVTINLVSSSDDQSSGGQCEAEGLSC, encoded by the exons ATGTCGCCGGCGGCGTGGGCGAGGAAGACGCTCTTAGTCGCCGCCGGCCGCAGATCCGCCCTGCCCTTTCAAAGCCACCG CACCTACTCCGCCGGAGAAAGCGTCGCCGGCGGGCGGAAGAAGAGATCGGTGGGGCGGAGGGTGGTGGCTATCGGGGCCATCAGCCTCGCTGGCGGAGTGGCCCTCAGTGGAATCAACGACCTCGCTATCTTCCATGGATGCACCAG GAAGGCGATAGAGACGGCTACTGAGAACCGAGAGGTTGCAGAAGCGATCGGGGCACCTATACTAAGAGGACCATGGTATGATGCTTCAGTTGTTCTGGGCCATCGGCGGAGGTCCGTGTCGTGCACATTCCCCGTAACTGGGCCACAGGGGTCGGGGCTGTTTCAGATCGAGGCCATCCGGAATGGAG GGGATGGCGTGCTCTCGTTTCTGCGGCACCATGACTGGGAGATACGTTCCATGGATGCTCATCTGGAAGTAGCTTCAGATGACGGCGAACTGAAAAAGGTTACCATAAACCTGGTGAGCAGCAGCGATGATCAGAGTAGTGGTGGGCAGTGTGAAGCAGAGGGTTTGAGCTGCTAG